The Rhodobacter sp. genome segment AATCGCTGCGCGAGGAGCGGCAGCAAAGCTATTCGTGCTTTCTGCCGATTCACCCCGAGACCGGCCGCGTCCTCTATGTGCCGATGAAGGAGGTCAACGCCAGGGACGGCACGATCACCTTCGACGACGAGGACGGGCGCGAATGGACGCTGCCGGTCACCGGCGGGCAGGTGAAATTGCAGTGGAAGCCCGATTTCGGCGCGCGCTGGGCGGCGCTGGATGTCGATTTCGAGATGTATGGCAAGGATCACAGCACCAATACGCCGATCTACGACCGGATCTGCGAGATCCTCGGCGGGCGCAAACCCGAGCATTTCACCTATGAGCTGTTCCTCGACGAGAACGGCGAGAAGATCTCGAAGTCCAAGGGCAACGGGCTGACGATCGACGAGTGGCTGACCTATGCCTCGACCGAGAGCCTGTCCTATTTCATGTTCCAGAAACCCAAGACCGCCAAGCGGCTGTGGTGGGACGTGATCCCGAAGGCGGTGGACGAATACCACCAGCAATTGCGCGCCTATCCGACCCAGACGATCGACCAGCAACTGGCGAATCCGGTCTGGCATATCCACGCCGGCAATCCGCCGGCTTCGGATATGGTGGTGCCGTTCTCGATGTTGCTGAACCTCGCCTCCGTGGCGGGCGCCCAGGATGCTGCCGGGCTGTGGGGCTTCATCCGGCGCTATGCGCCCGATGCCAGCCCGGCCCTGAACCCGCAACTCGACCAGGCGGCGGAATGCGCGGTGCGCTATTTCCGCGATTTCGTCGCGCCGAAGCGACTGTTTCGGCTGCCGACCGATCAGGAGCGCGCGGCGATGCAGGACCTGGCGGCGCGGCTCGCGGGCTGGAACGGGGGCCTCGATGCCGAGGCGCTGCAATCCATGGTCTTCGCCGTCGGCAAGGACCACGGGTTCGACCCTCTGCGCGACTGGTTCAAGGCGCTCTACGAGGTCCTGCTGGGGGCGTCCGAGGGGCCGCGCTTTGGCGGGTTCATCGCGCTTTATGGCATCGACGAGACGGTGGCGCTGATCGGCAAGGGGCTGGCGGGCGACCTGACGGCCTGAGGGGGGCGGTTTCGCCCTCGGCCGGCAGCCTTCCAGGCCGCAGCCCTCGGGCGACCAGGCGCGGCGCTGAAGCGCCGCGCGGGCCGCGTCACTCCCACCAGCGGTCGATGCGGGCGATGTCCGCGTCCGACCAGCCCAGGTGATGCGCCAGTTCGTGCACGAAGACATGCGTGACCAGCACGTCCAGCGCCACGTCGCCGCGCGCCACCCATTCGTCCAGGATGGCGGCGCGGAACAACCAGATCGCATCCGGTTGCTGCGGGACGTCCATCAGCGATTTCTGCGTCAAGGGGATGCCGTCATAGAGCCCGGTCAGCTCGAACGGGTCCTCGATTCCCAGGGCGTCGAGGGTGGCGTCATCGGCCAGATCCTCGACCCGCAGCACCACTGCGCGCGCGGCACTGGCAAAGGGTTCGGGCAGCCGCGAACGGGCGGATTCGGCCAGGGTCTCGATTTCGGCCAGATCCGGCGCGAACCGCCCCCTCCATTCGCTCTCTGCCATGCGCGCCCTCTCTGTTCCGGCGCCGCGATATGGACAAATCGCGGCCCTTGGTTCAATACCGGCGGCAACAGGAGTTCGCCATGACCGTCACCCGCTTTGCCCCGTCGCCCACCGGTTACCTGCATATCGGCAATCTGCGCACGGCGCTGTTCAATTATCTGATCGCCCGGAAATCCGGCGGTCAGTTCATCCTGCGTCTGGACGATACCGACCGCGAGCGATCGAAGCAGGAATATGTGGACGGTATCCTGACGGATCTGGAGTGGCTGGGCCTGACCTGGGACCGGATCGAACGCCAGTCCGACCGCATGGACCGCTACCATGACGAGGCCGCGAAACTCCGCGCGGCCGGCCGGTTCTACGAGGTGTTCGAAACCCCGACCGAGCTGGACCTCAAGCGCAAGAAGCAGCTCAACATGGGCAAACCGCCGGTCTATGACCGCGCGGCGCTGGATATCGACGAGGGCGCGCGCGCGAAATTGCGCGCCGAGGGGCGGTCGGGCTACTGGCGGTTCCTGCTGGATCTCGAACGCATCGAATGGACCGACGGCATCCTGGGGCCGATCTCGATCGACGCGGCGTCGGTGTCGGACCCGGTGCTGATCCGCGCCGACGGGCAGGTGCTCTATACCTTTGCCTCGTCGGTCGATGACATGGATATGGGCGTCACGCATATCGTGCGCGGCGCAGATCACGTCACCAACACAGCGACGCAGATCCAGATCATCCGCGCCATGGGGGGCACGCCGCCCGACTTCGCCCATCACTCGCTGCTGACCGGCCCGCAGGGCGAGGCCCTGTCGAAACGCCTGGGCACGCTCTCGCTGCGCGATTTGCGCGCCCAGGGGGTCGAACGGATGGCGCTGCTCAGCCTGATGGCTCGGCTCGGCTCGTCGCAACCCGTGGAACTGCGAGCGACCCTCGACGAGATCGCCGAAGGGTTCGACCTCTCGCAATTCGGCGCCGCACCGACCAAATTCGACGCCGAGGACCTCTGGCCGCTGACCCGTCAGCACGTCCAGGCCCTGCCCCTCGCGGCGGTGCAGGACCACCTCGACCGGCTGGGCGTCCCGGCGGATCTCGCCCCCGGCTTCTGGGCCGTCGCGCGCGAGAACATCACCCGCCTGGCCGACCTCGACGGATGGTGGACCCTCTGCCGCGACGGCGCGACGCCGCTGATCGAACCCGGGGACGAGGCCTTCATCGCCGAGGCGCTGCCGCTGCTGCCCCCCCGACCCTGGGGGCCGACCGCCTGGGCCGACTGGACCGGCGCGGTCAAGGCCGCGACCGGCCGCAAGGGCAAGGCGCTGTTCATGCCGCTTCGAAAGGCGCTGACGGGGATGGATCACGGGCCCGACATGGCGGCACTGATGCCCTTGCTGCAAAGGGTGCCGCGTCAGGGCTGACTCCGGGCTACGCCCCATCATCTTGTCTGAAATACGCACGGGGATTTTCAAGGGGGGCGTGCCCCCCTTGAAGCGGGGGTGCGGGGGCGGCAGCCCCCGCCGCCCTCGGCCTCGACTGGCTCGGCCGTGCGTGCAAGCTTGTGGGGCCGGGGATCAAACGGAAAGACGGCGAAAGGTCGATTCCGGGCCCGAGTTGTCGAAGAACGGCACCGATCCGGACGGTCCCTCGCGGACGATGGCCTCGGCCTCGGCCAGGACGACCTCGGTGATGAACGGCAGATCGAGTCCCCGCGCCTCGTCCAAGGCGATCCAGTGCAGGTGGCTCAACTCGTCCGTCGCGCGCGAGAAGTCGTCGGGATCGCCGGCCAGATCCTCGGCCCGGGCCAGGAAAAAGCGCGCGTCGAAGCGCCGGGTCCGTCCGGGCGGGGTTACGGCGCGGAACAGGTAGCGCAGCCGGTCGGCAGAGGGGCGCAATCCGGCCTCGGCAAAGGCGGCCCAGTCGGCGGGCAGGGGGCCGTCCCAGGCCCCGGGGCGTCCCAGGAACAGGCCCGCCTCCTCCCACAACTCGCGGATCGCGGCCAGGGCCATGGCCTCGGGCGGGGGTGGGGCGGCGGTCACCGGCCGCTGAAGGAGCAGCGCGTGCTGGTCGTCGGGCAGCGCGGCGGGCGGCACGACGCGTCGGTCGTCCTCGTCCACTGCACCGCCGGGAAAGACGTATTTCGACGGCATGAACGCGGCCTTCGCCCCGCGTTGCCCCATCAGGACCCGCGGCGCATCCGTGTCGGCGTCGCGCACCAGAACAAGGGTGGCCGCATCCCGGATCGGGCGGTCATGCCCCAGATCCTCAGGGTCGGCGCTCATGCGTCGCCGCCAAAGCCGTGCATCCTGCGCGACCATTGCAGCGCCACCAGGGCCCCCTTGAAGCGCGGCAGCAACCACAGGGCCATGACCAGGGCGACGGTCCAGCACACGCCGATCATCACCCAGGGCGAGGGCGCAAAGGCCAGGTAGATCGACAGATACAGCGCCATCGTCAACTTGCCGACCACCAGGATCGTCAGATAGGCCGGGCCGTCGTCGGCGCGGTGATGGTGGAACGCCTCGCCGCAATCGGGGCAGCTGTCGGCGACCTTGAGAAACCCGGACATCATCGACCCCGTGCCGCAGGCAGGGCAGCGCCGTGCCCAGCCCTTGCGCACGGCGGGCCACAGCGGGCGGTCGTCCACGGCGGGCAGGGTGGAACGGGTTTCTGTCAGGGTCATGGCAAGGCCTCTCTGCCGGGACGCGGCGGGTTCGGGCGGGGGTCGCTGGATCGGCGCCAAAATGGGCGAGGTCAAGGAATAGGTCAAGTTCAGGTTTTCCCGCGACGCTGCGACGGAACGCCCCGCCCCGTGCGTTAGAGAGGTATCAACGCGCCAGGGTTCGACCCGGGCGCCCAGATCGGAGAGACCCATGACCAAGACCACGCTGACCGCCATTGCGCTGATTCTCGCCACGATTCCGGTGACGGGCTTTGCCCAGAACACGACGCCGCCCACGATGCCGGCCTTCGACTTTGCGGCCGCCGATACCGACGGCAGCGGCGGCATCTCGGCCGAGGAATGGACCGCCTACACCGCCCAGATGCGCGCCACCGCCCGCGCCGACCGCGTCGGTGCCCGTGCCGACGCGCTGATGGCGGCGGATGCGAATGGCGACGGGATGCTCAGCCGTGACGAACTGATCGCCGGCATGATGGCCCAGGCCGATGCGCGCCAGCAGGCGCGCGGCGACGGTCAGGGCGCGATGGGCCGCCGGGGCGACGAAGCGCGCGGGATGCGCGGCGGCGACCGGCAGGGTCAGGGTCGTGGCGACCACGGGCGCGGCGAGGGCTGCGAACGTGGGGGCCACGGTGGGCACGGTGGCCATGGCCACGGCGGCCATGACCACGGCGACCGCGGCGGACGCTGGGGCGATCACGACCGCGGCATGATGGGCGAGGGGCGCGGCATGGGCCAGGGTATGGGCCAGGGCATGGGCGACCGTCAGGGCGCGATGCGGGGCCAGGGTCCGATGGACGGCCAGCCCGGGCGCGGTTTCGCGATGATGGATCAGGATGGCGACGGCCAGATCAGCCCGGCCGAACTGGACCAGGCGCAGGCCTTCATGCAGCGCATGATGCAGCGCCGCCAGGGCAACAACTGAGTTGCATGAAAACGGGCCGGGCGCTACCCCCGGGGGGTGGTGCCCGGCCCCGGAAGGCCCGGGGTGACGGATGCCAAGGGATACGACCGCCAGCATGATTGCCTCGCCGGGCCCTGACGATGACGCCTTGCTCGCCCGCTACGCCGCGGGTGACGCTGTGGCGGCGCGGCAGTTGCTGGAGCGTCTGGCGCCGCGCATCCTGCGGTTGGCCCGGCGCCTGCTTCAGGACCCGGTCGAGGCCGAGGACGTGACGCAGGAGGCGATGCTGCGCCTGTGGCAGATCGCGCCGCGCTGGCAGGCCGGCGGCGCGCAGCCCGCGACCTGGCTGCACCGGGTCGCGGTCAATCTTGCCACCGACCGACTGCGCCGACGCCGTGGGGTCGGGCTCGACGAGATCGCCGAACCCGACGATCCCGATCCGGGTGTGGTCGAAGGGATGATGCAGACGGATCGCCTGCGCGCGCTGGACGAAGCGCTGGCGATGCTGCCCGATCGGCAGCGCGTGGCGGTGGTGCTCAGGCATCTCGAGGGGATGACCAATCCCGAGATCGCGGCCACCATGGGAATCGGGGTCGAGGCTGTGGAAAGCCTGACCGCGCGGGGAAAACGGCGCCTGGCCCAGTTGCTTCAGGGTCGGCGCGACGATTTGGGGTATGACCGATGAGCCAGCAGCAATGGACCGACGTCCCGGACGAGGCCGGGCTCGACGCGCTTTTCGCCGAGGCCCGCGCCGCCGACCCCGCGCCGCCATCCGACGCCTTTTTCGCACGATTGCAGACCGACGCGCAGGCCGCCCAGTTGCCCGGGGCAGCGGGTCCGGTCACGCCGGGTCTGTGGTCGCGTCTGGGCGCGATTCTGGCGGGGATCGGTGGGGCGCCGGGTCTGGCCGGGGTCGGCGCGGCGGGTCTTGCCGGCGTCTGGATCGGCTTTGCCGCGCCCGGGCCGACCGCCGATCTGGTCAATTCGTTCTGGCAAGGCGCCGCCAGTGTCAGCCCGCGCGCCAGCGTCTGGGTCGATGGCACCGAAACCGCGCTTGACACCGGCAGCGCCGACCTGCTGTCGGTGATCGACGGCGAAATGCAGTGAGGCCACGATGAGCGAGATACGAACCGTTCCCGACGCAGGTGGCAAGCCGGCCGGACGTGGCCTGCGGATCG includes the following:
- a CDS encoding lysine--tRNA ligase, translating into MTSLRDAAMTSKAWPFEEARRLLKRYEKAPPEKGHVLFETGYGPSGLPHIGTFGEVARTTMIRRAFEVISDIPTRLICFSDDMDGMRKVPENVPNRDLLKANIQKPLTAVPDPFGEYASFGDHNNAMLRRFLDTFGFTYEFYSATEFYKSGAFDAVLLRACERYDDIMAVMLQSLREERQQSYSCFLPIHPETGRVLYVPMKEVNARDGTITFDDEDGREWTLPVTGGQVKLQWKPDFGARWAALDVDFEMYGKDHSTNTPIYDRICEILGGRKPEHFTYELFLDENGEKISKSKGNGLTIDEWLTYASTESLSYFMFQKPKTAKRLWWDVIPKAVDEYHQQLRAYPTQTIDQQLANPVWHIHAGNPPASDMVVPFSMLLNLASVAGAQDAAGLWGFIRRYAPDASPALNPQLDQAAECAVRYFRDFVAPKRLFRLPTDQERAAMQDLAARLAGWNGGLDAEALQSMVFAVGKDHGFDPLRDWFKALYEVLLGASEGPRFGGFIALYGIDETVALIGKGLAGDLTA
- a CDS encoding metallopeptidase family protein gives rise to the protein MAESEWRGRFAPDLAEIETLAESARSRLPEPFASAARAVVLRVEDLADDATLDALGIEDPFELTGLYDGIPLTQKSLMDVPQQPDAIWLFRAAILDEWVARGDVALDVLVTHVFVHELAHHLGWSDADIARIDRWWE
- a CDS encoding glutamate--tRNA ligase, translated to MTVTRFAPSPTGYLHIGNLRTALFNYLIARKSGGQFILRLDDTDRERSKQEYVDGILTDLEWLGLTWDRIERQSDRMDRYHDEAAKLRAAGRFYEVFETPTELDLKRKKQLNMGKPPVYDRAALDIDEGARAKLRAEGRSGYWRFLLDLERIEWTDGILGPISIDAASVSDPVLIRADGQVLYTFASSVDDMDMGVTHIVRGADHVTNTATQIQIIRAMGGTPPDFAHHSLLTGPQGEALSKRLGTLSLRDLRAQGVERMALLSLMARLGSSQPVELRATLDEIAEGFDLSQFGAAPTKFDAEDLWPLTRQHVQALPLAAVQDHLDRLGVPADLAPGFWAVARENITRLADLDGWWTLCRDGATPLIEPGDEAFIAEALPLLPPRPWGPTAWADWTGAVKAATGRKGKALFMPLRKALTGMDHGPDMAALMPLLQRVPRQG
- a CDS encoding NUDIX hydrolase — protein: MSADPEDLGHDRPIRDAATLVLVRDADTDAPRVLMGQRGAKAAFMPSKYVFPGGAVDEDDRRVVPPAALPDDQHALLLQRPVTAAPPPPEAMALAAIRELWEEAGLFLGRPGAWDGPLPADWAAFAEAGLRPSADRLRYLFRAVTPPGRTRRFDARFFLARAEDLAGDPDDFSRATDELSHLHWIALDEARGLDLPFITEVVLAEAEAIVREGPSGSVPFFDNSGPESTFRRLSV
- a CDS encoding DUF983 domain-containing protein, whose translation is MTLTETRSTLPAVDDRPLWPAVRKGWARRCPACGTGSMMSGFLKVADSCPDCGEAFHHHRADDGPAYLTILVVGKLTMALYLSIYLAFAPSPWVMIGVCWTVALVMALWLLPRFKGALVALQWSRRMHGFGGDA
- a CDS encoding RNA polymerase sigma factor — protein: MIASPGPDDDALLARYAAGDAVAARQLLERLAPRILRLARRLLQDPVEAEDVTQEAMLRLWQIAPRWQAGGAQPATWLHRVAVNLATDRLRRRRGVGLDEIAEPDDPDPGVVEGMMQTDRLRALDEALAMLPDRQRVAVVLRHLEGMTNPEIAATMGIGVEAVESLTARGKRRLAQLLQGRRDDLGYDR